A stretch of DNA from Bactrocera neohumeralis isolate Rockhampton chromosome 6, APGP_CSIRO_Bneo_wtdbg2-racon-allhic-juicebox.fasta_v2, whole genome shotgun sequence:
TGACACCGTTTGTGGAACAGCGGGGTATGTTCCCGCTGGACCTGCACCTACTGGCTGAGCACCTGCTCCTGGCCGATATCCTGTTCCTGGTTGTAAGCCTGCTCCTGGTTGTTGTTCAGCACCTGGTTGATAACCTGCTCCTGGCAGATATCCTGTTCCTGGTTGTAATCCTGCTCCGGGTTGTTGTTCAGCTACTGGTTGATAACCTGCTCCTGGTTGATAACCTGCTACTGGCTGGTATCCTGTTCCTGGTCGTAATCCTGCTCCGGGTTGTTGTTCAGCCCCTGCTTGATAACCTGCTCCTGGCTGATATCCTACTCCTGGTTGTAAGCCTACTCCGGGTTGTTGTTCAGCTCCTGGTTGATAACCTGCTCCTGGTTGATATCCTGCTCCTGGTTGATAACCTGCTCCTGGCTGATATCCTATTCCTGGTTGTAAGCCTGCTCCGGGTTGTTGTTCAGCTCCTGGTTGATAACCTGCTCCTGGTTGATATCCTGCTCCAGGTTGATAACCTGCTCCTGGCTGATATCCTGGTCCTGGTTGTAAGCCTGCTCCTGGTTGTTGTTCAGTTCCTGGTTGATAACCTGCTCCTGGTTGATATCCTGCTCCAGGTTGATAACCTGCTCCTGGCTGATATCCTGTTCCTGGTCGTAATCCTGCTCCGGGTTGTTGTTCAGCCCCTGATTGATAACCTGCTCCTTGCTGATATCCTGTTCCTGGTTGTAAGCCTGCTCCGGGTTGTTGTTCAGCTCCTGGTTGATAACCTGCTCCTGGTTGATATCCTGTTCCTGGTTGGTAACCTGCTCCTGGCTGATATCCTGTTCCTGGTTGTAAGCCTGCACCTGGTTGTTGTCCAGATCCTGGTTGATATCCTGCTGTTGGGTGATATCCTATACCTGTGCCTACTCCGGGTTGTAGTCCAGCACCTGGTTGTGCATCTGCTCCTGGTTGAGGACTCACTTGTGGTTGGTAACCTACACCCGGTTGCAAACCTGCACCAGGTTGCAAACCTGCACCAGGTAGCAAGCTCGCTCCTGGTTGATATCCTGCACCTGGTTGTAATTGAGCACCTTGTTGATACCCTACCCCTGGTTGATAACCAGCACCAGGATGAGCTCCCGGACCGCCAATGACATCTGGGGCATAAATTCCACTAGGCCCAGATGGAATACCAGATACTCCACTTCCAGGTTGCCAATAAGATCCAGTTGGATGAGTGCTTACAACTGGTCCAGTTGGCTGACCTCGTGTAACACCACCTGTCGGGATACCAGCTTGACCAGATCCAGGAGCTTGACCGATTGGACTGGGGCCGTAGATTTGAGATCCCGAGGGAATACCAACTCCTGGAGCTTGCACACCAATTGGTTGAGGTCTGCCACCAGTTTGAATACCTGTGGTTCCTGGCGCATAACCACTTTGTGGCCTTGACCCCGTAATAGGTCCCAAACCGGGGGAATAAGCTTGACCCGAACTTAAATCTACACCTTGTTGAATACCACCACCAGGCCTTGAGCTAACCGTCGTACCTATACCAGGTCCATAAATACCACTGGGTGGTGCACCACCACCAATCCCACCTCCCGGTGGCGCAGGTTGACGGCCTGGTTGCGGTACATATAATCCACCAACCTGACCGGGTTGTAAACCGCCACCAACACTTGTGTAAGTTGGCTGTCCGGTTATTTGTGGACCACCTTGTACAAGTGCTCCAGGCCTTTGATCAGCAGCTGATCCGACCACTCCTGTCCCTGGTTGACCAGTAGGAAGGCCAGCACTGGGAGCATACGCACCTCCATGTACAACTTGGCCACCAATTTGCTGACCAGGTCTTGTAGCTCCTTCTACTCTAGGACCACCAATTTGTCCAGTACCATATCCACTACCTGGCCCCAAAGCGCCACCAGGCTGCACGCTCTCTGGTTGTCCATAAATTGCTCCAGGTCTCACAATAGCTCCTGCTTGAGGTCCTCCACCAGCTCCTGTGCCACCAGTTCCAGTTGGTTGACCGATTCCAGGTCCATAAGATGTCCCGGGTCTAGCTCCCGGCCTTATAATCGCACCTGGTTGAACACCAGCATCTGAGCCAGGAGTTGAGGGTCCAGGTCCAATGGGTTGACCACCAACACCAGGTTGTCGTCCGATACCAGCTATTCCACCAGGTCCAACGGGTTGACCACCAGTGCCAACACCATAACCGGCACCAGGTTGTCGCCCAATACCGCCAACACCTCCAGGTCCAATGGGCTGACCAGCAGTACCAACACCATAACCGGCACCAGGTTGTCGCCCAATACCGCCAACACCTCCAGGTCCAATGGGCTGACCAGCAGTACCAACGCCATAACCAGCGCCAGGCTGTCGCCCAATACCGCCCACGCCTCCAGGTCCAACAGGCTGTCCAACAGTACCAACACCATAACCGGCACCGGGCTGTTGTCCAGCAGTAGGGCCTCTTGCACCTAGACCTCCAGGGCCACTAGGCTGTACACCGCCAGGAGCCAAAACACCCCCTTGCCTCAATGTGCCAGCAGCTCCAGGACCCCCAATTGTAGTAGTACCTGCAGTGCCAGGAATGATTCTCAAGGCATCTGGCCTACCACTACCGCCAACATAAGTGAGGGGATCGGGAGAACCCGCGGGATATTCTAAATTAAATATGTGGGTATATTAACTAAGGTATCATGTACCAGTATTGTTAAACATAACTTACCATAAGTGGGACTTGATGCACAATCACTGCAATCTCCCATTGAGAATTGACTCTGTGCTTGTCCCATACCATGGCTTCCAGCTAAATTTGTAgatttaatcatttatttatgtaactatatataatttttctggaGTTCATACAAACTGTTGTTCTAGATCCGTGTTCATTAGCCTCTGCTTCAGCTTTGCCATCCTGTTCTGGTTTTCCAAAATTGAGATACTGAGATTGCGTCTGACCACGCATACTTAAAGGAGAACATAAAATGATTTacgttattttaatttatatctcGACGATGAAACTTACTATCCTCGTCCGCTTCGCTTTGATCTATCCAAATCAAGTTGATCATTATCAACCTCGTAATTCGATTCCGGCACGCTTTCATCTAATGACGCCTGAAACATAAggttaaaatgtattttaagaaCTATGCGAACACcgtcatgtatgtatatctagtaAATGTAATGCATAACTtcacttttaaaatataattaaggaCTCAATAAAGCTATGCAAGACATGGGTGGTCCCGATAgagttacttttttcaatatccttGTTTTGACaagtgagtcgtgtcaagcgtTCATGTTcattttgttcagtattgtatGACATTTCATCAAGAAAAGACTTACggctgaacaacgtttacaaatcgtttaactttattacgaaaatgcacgttctgtaaagaatgttttttgcgccttcgctcaacttataatcaacataatcggcctactgagcgtactattcgccatcttgagacccagaattcattattggataatattcggccGAACGGACGTGGTATAGTCCAgcaagcagtgaagaaaatatagcaaccgtagctgagagtgtacacgaagccCATGGTGAGTCGATTCGGCGTACATGACTGTCGGATGGAACGACTCCGCGCATttcacgtcgagatcttaaattgaaagcgtacaaaatacagcttgtgcaataattgaagccactcgaccttcTCAATCGACATCGCTACGCTTTATGGgctttattgagagaacactttggtgagcagataacttaacgttttgggccggtcgattggtcaccaagatcgtgtgatatcgcaccgttatgtatgtatatgtaaagcctaaagtctatgcagcCAATCCGCTTCTATTCAGAACTCTATagataatctgcaaaaaataaatgtcaaagaattttctttcgaatgataataatcaTTCCCCATTAAACTTGAAGCTTCTGTGTTTTTCATTAAAACAGTAGGAACCTCGAGATAGATCATCCTTTATTAAATTCGTGTATTACTACTTTGAAGTACGTTTTGAAAATAGGAAACATTTAAAGATCCTCATTTTTGTGTTGACCAAAATAACTAGCTCTCTTTTATGTTAGGGGAAATCCTTTTCACTTGTACGTGGATTTGTTTCTAATACCTGGATTCATTACCACATTAAAGCAGCTTAATGGGAAATTGAGAGACTCCAATTCCaattcaaaacaagtaaggaagggctaagttcgggtgtcaccgaacattttatactctcgcatgataaagtgataatcgagatttcattatacgtcatttacatatttttcaaataccgtattttttaaagttttattccgctatcatcattggttcctaatgtatatactcgtattatacagaaaaggcatcagatggaattcaaaatagcgttatattggaagaaggcgtggttatgaaccgatttcacccatatttcgcacatgtcatcagggtgttaagaaaatattatataccgaatttcattgaaatcggtctagtagttcctgagatatggtttttggtccataagtgggcgagaccacgcccattttcaatttttaaaaaaagcctgggtgcagcttccttctgcaatttcttccgtaaaatttagtgtttctgacgttttttgttagtcggttaacgcacttttagtgattttcaacataaccttttatgggaggtgggcgtggttattatccgatttcttccatttttgaactgtatatgggaatgcctaaagaaaacgactctgtagagtttggttgacatagctatagtagtttccgagatatgtacaaaaaacttagtagggggtggggccacacccacttttccaaaaaaaattgcgtccaaatatgcccctccctaatgcgattctttgtgccaaatttcactttaatatctttatttatggcttagttatgacactttatagcttttcggtttccgccattttgtgggcgtggcagttggccgattttgcccatcgtcgaacttaaccttcttatggagccaaggaatacgtataccaagtttcatcatgtctcaatttttactcaagttacagcttgcacggacggacggacagacggacggacggacagacagacatccggatttcgactctactcgtcgccctgatcactttggtatacataaccctatatctgactcttttagttttaggacttacaaacaaccgttatgtgaacaaaactataacactctccttagcaacattgttgcgagagtataaaaaatgaatatttcgCAACAAAAACTTtactgaattaattaaattaaataattatgttttgttaacataattacaaacaattatttttctgtttttttgtcaAGAAGACATCAAATGTAGTTTGCGTTTGtcttttgtgttatttttaaagttgttgATATGTGGCTGAAGCATCTATATCAAACTGTCTTTTTTAAACTCCTGTCCTAACTTTCAATAAATTGGTCCAAATTTCAAAGttcgaagtttttaacacccagaaggaagcgttggaggccctataaagtataaatataaatgatcagtatgttgagcttagtcgatttagccatgttcgtctgtctgtatatatacgaactagtccctctgtttttaagatatcgttttgaaattttgcaaacgtcattttctcttcaagaagctgctcatttgtcggaactgccgatatcggaccactataacatatagctgccatacaaactgaacgatcggaatcaagttcttgtatagaaaacttttacatttgacaatgtatcttcacaaaagttggcacaggttattttctaagtcaacaatgtaatctcgaagaaaattgttcagatcggctaactatagcatatagctgccatacaaactgaatgatcgaaatcaaatgcttgcatgggaaacctcctcatttgacgatatatcttcacgaaatttggtatgagttattgttcataggaataatattatatcgaaagaaattgttcagatcggcttgctatagcatatagctgtcatacaaaccgaacgatcggaatcaagggcttgtatggaaaactttcgcattttatgtggtatcttcacgaaatttgtcatgaaTTACTGCTtcaggtaataatataatctccgcaaaaattgttcaaattgcttccatgcaaactgaacacatagttactcaacgaaatgcacctgtgaagggtatattagcttcggtgcagccgaagttaaagttttttcttgtttgaattAATGTGTGTATGGAATCGCAATTTAGGGGTATCCACGATTTGAAATAAAAGAGCACAAATCAGTAATCAAAGTCCGGCTATACCTATAACTAAATCTAGTGTGTGCCGAGGTCACAATATCTGGAAATTTGAAATGGTGAATTTAAATATAGAACAACTAGGTGTGGTAATATCAGTAATTTAgtaataaaacagaaatttataaaaagcaacTATGACagcaatattttagaaattgaaaGAATATAAAAACTTATATAAGCAAACTTTTAGTGGGATCTCCTGTTTTTTCAGACATTGAGTACTTTTTTCAGATTTCAACTTTATGATTGTGACACTCGCAAATAACGTCAATAAAACTAGTTTAAAATTCGATGTGAAGGggctttttacaaaaattgtgaGGTTAGTAGTATTGACTTGACAGTTAAGTCAAAATAATGATGTATGAATGAGCGTTGACCGCCGCACATAGGTTTCTTAGTGCATACTGCGGCTAAAAATATAAGGAGTTGTCGCAGGACAATGACATTTGGTACATCATTGTTTTGGAttccaatcaagaaaaaaatgaaaaaaatcaaaatcacgcccccttttttacgcccacctcccatataaggtgaaacttaatttttgacctacagcactgatttttggtacatagcatttttatgacattatatatgttggtgttaaatgaccacctcccatacaaactaaattctcttttatcgaatcttcgtgacattctaattttttaaattttatttagtagtAGAAAAATGTTTAGTACGGACGAAGACATTAATAAGTGATGCAACACATCTTGTTAGTGGATAAGTCCAATTCTTCTGGAATGATACAATACAtccttgttatatatatattgcatacttttgggcggtaACATGCCATTTTAGAGTaactcattgtttttttcaaggggggcaatttggggcagctcaattttttttatcgtttagcTGGCTTTAATTCGGTATATGTATGTCGACAGCGGTAGACAGCGCTAAAAAGATACCACTTTGaagaacattgaaattttgaagtccaaattatgttgttccacaatattttttatgcattatttttttcaatggattttaatgcaaatttttttctttgatacatattataaatgaaaaataattttagttgaattttgttttattgtatcaatgatttgacttttgagtaaattttttgctaattttgattTCTCCACTCACCAAGAGCAGTTCTGGACAAAAAACTAATGCAAAGAATAATACTTTGGTAAAATAAAGATAGTTGGTAAcaaactgtgaaattttcattcaaatcaaacggccatttttgaatttcagccacGGAAATCCCAATGTGCGCCGTTCGAATTTTTAGGACCATCTGCATCGATAGTGAAAGTATCGCAAACAACTGAAATCGGACAGAAACTCGCAATTTAAGTGCAAACAATATACTTGGAGATTCTACAAATACTTCACTTatgcttttaaaatttagtatCATATTAAGCATATTTTCCTCATAAgagaaaaatcaataaatagttgtttataaaattttttgggtatttcacgaaattatataaatttttttggggttctATAATTTCACAATACATCATGCACGCCgaagttaaaaatatgtaaagtgttTTCACTCAGTATCCATTTAACTATGTCAACCAAGGTCGGTAGAAACATTTCGTTTAACTTGTTATGCCAcagtgtaaaaataaataaatggttaTGCTCTCAACTACTTTATCTTATTTGGTtcataaaatgtgaaataaatttttatgatagtttgaaattgttaaaaagcAGAAGTTATTGTGGCTTCTATTTTCCTTATAACGAATGCTATTAGCTTCGAAAGTCATTAGCTTATTTTCACCTGAAACCTTTCttcttaaattaattgaaatcggTGCACAATTTTTCTAGATTCCATATACTAAATGTGAGATatctaaatgaaattaaatgacaTGTCTCCATGACCGCTCTGTGATTCAATACTACAGTTATTATGTTATACTTTTACTAAATACAGTTTTTTCTTCCAGTTCGTCCAGTTgatcttatgtatgtatatatatccaGTAAATTTTATGTAGTCTAATAGAATTAAATCGATGTTTTCTAGGGcatgttttaatttattcagaAATCGTTGCAGATTTTCATATAGTCCCCTTTAGCCAATATAAAcaatttcgaacttccggttgctttgtaccgcatatactgtttccaaaaaataaggtgacatttgaatttaaactgcgcgcgtcaaaggatttggagaattatttttttttaggttggcaGTACTGTCAGtaacatttatgtcaaatttcatgtcaaaatattgattagtgtttgagatacgtgtcgtaaaagtgagtttttcgttttttgcgatgtcgaaatttgttgagcaaagaatttgcattaaattttgtttacggaatcaattttctgctgcggatacgttgaggatgatgcagaaagcctttggtgatgaggctatgtctaaaaaaaattgtttacaagtggtatagtgagttccaagccggccgtgaacgtgtcgaagacgaagagcgtccagggcgaccatcaacctcaaccgacgaagctcacgttcaacaaatcaaagatttggtgtggaaaaaccgtcgattaacaattagagaccttgctgatgaagttggcatatcgaaaggctcagccaataccattttgaaggatattttgggcctcaagcgcgtcaaatctcgactggtaccgaaaacattgaattttttggaaaaaaggcgtcgcgttgaagtgtgtgaaacgatgctttccgactaccagggtgtcatgaaacgcattataactggcgatgagacttggatctatgcttacgatcccgaaacaaccgatcaatcgagcgaatatcgtgccaaaagagagccgagaccaaaaaaatcgcgccaaagtcgctcaaaaatcaaggtcatgttgactgttttcttcgattatcgtggtgttgtgcattatgaattccttccaatcggtcaaacagtcaacaaggaatattatttgaacgttatgcgtcgtttgcgtaacgctatccgcctaaaaaggccggaattgtggaaagacaattcttggtttttacaccacgataatgcaccatcccatactgccctcgtaattcgtgatcaaaAAACTCAACTCATATCGTTCcgcacctgatctggcgccgagcgatttctggctattcaccaagctcaaaagaccgctccggggacaccgtttttatacgatagaggagattcaagccacagcgaagacggaactgcaGGCCATCCCGGCAAGTGaatacaaccagtgtttcgaagattggaaaacccgttggcataagtgctttgcatcgggaggggattactttgaaggggattgaattgatttggaagaataaataaggaattttcaaaataaatactatgccaccttattttttggcattgtatcggccaatatgtgcgttatctcaatgaaaattagagAGCGTGTCTTCTCATAATGTtgtatatttgtgcctaaaattaaTACGATTTGGTGAGAACTTAACCTAGCCTTAACTTAACCtaggtatcttaatgaaacccagcCCAGAAACTGGACGATACtacccccaactcccatatgctacataaaacaattttcgttttctAACAAGTTTTTTgccgaataaaaaaataaacaccaAAAAATTTTCTCGAGTATATCTGAGTTatcaaaattaatgcaatcagcTCATCTCTTACTCTGTCCCCAAAATACCCCATAAAATGATTACGGTCTTGCCACCGGTATTTAAACTGTTCGGTTTGGCCAAAGTGTGTTATATTTCAATGAAACTAAATTAAcaagttttctcaaaaattatgtGGTTTAGCGCTGAATTAGAATGAAattggtatgtatgtacctcatatccctaatataaTGATATCCTCTGGTTAATGTTTTCCACATCAACTCAATATACTAAATTTAGACTTTTCGGTCGAGTTGATATGACACATCTCACATTTGAAGacgtttttacataaatttagctaacaatttcattaaataatagaTGATTGATTCTTTCGCAATattttaatactcttgcaacatgttgctgcagaaTATGGAAGTTTTGTTCACCGAACAGTTGTTCGTATCACATataactaatcgagatagatatagagttatatacatataatgatttgtcaaaaaagtcttgcggtatttttattgaattttttttttctttattgaaatttaaatgaatttttgatgaatcatgcccagctcttgaccgatgctacgaatgctactatgccggtctctttcgaccaattcagcgattttatcgcaattttcgacgacaggccttccggagcgtggcgcatcttcgaccacctctacaccagaacgaaaacgttgaaaccatcgttgtgcggtggaaatggaaactgtatcgggtccataaactgcataaattttattggcggcttgagatgcatttttgcctttatcgtagtagtactgtaaaatatgctgtattttctctttattttgctccatgtttgcgacggtataactcacgaacgacttagaAGAAACGACAaccaatcaaacacgtgttagcgcgtgaaatgagctttccaaaaagatatagcatgacccgatgcgacgaataaaactagaactacgcgctttcagcgccaactagcgaaaataccgcaagactattttgacaacctaatatataagtgatcaggatgacgagaaaagttgaaatccgggtgactgtctgtctgtcggcCGTACGTCCGTGCAagcgtaatcgaaccactgccacgcctacaaaacgccattaaccgaaaacctattaaGGCCCATAAGGAAGCACTAAATTGAGATATAATATGGTACAGGGGATCCCAGTAGCgggcaaaaatttttgaaaaagtgggtgtggcaccgccctctaataagtttaatgtacatatctactcAGCTACTACAACGAAATGTGCTTTTCGCAAATATTATACGAGCTCTTTCCGGCAGtgtaaaaatagatgaaatcggaagataacacTGTTCACTCTCCATATAAAGGTTCGGTTAAAAACtgaatcaataaataaaattaataactcctttaaagtatgccaccttatgaccaaaaacttCGCAAATGTAAACTCCAGTatgtagttgacttttgactgaaactatcggtcaatgtatgggattataattgaaattcagagagaaacctttcctgatagtagtcTGCATGTAGGCTAAAAATGTGTTGATTCGGgtaaatacttcccttagcctcTCTAAATATGTGAGTTACCTTAATTAAATTGAGAGAGAGGGTTTTTCTTTTAACGGTACATTTTTGTGCTTAGCGTGAATAAAATTGGGTGAAATCTCGCTCTAGATCATATATAACTAACAAGTCTTATCAACCTGAGAGTACTTCCCTAGCTTTGAccctggcaagttgcaagagtatgatcTGTTCGCTTACACCcgaaattatttcttatttgtttaaaagaaagttttgccaacacctgAAGGTATTATATTTCACCGGATTTGATATTTGCAAGATTGCAAGAGATACATATGTTCGGTTACTCCTGAACTTtg
This window harbors:
- the LOC126761495 gene encoding fibroin heavy chain isoform X50 translates to MLPIRWAFVGIALLIAATNGATIASLDESVPESNYEVDNDQLDLDRSKRSGRGYMRGQTQSQYLNFGKPEQDGKAEAEANEHGSRTTVSGSHGMGQAQSQFSMGDCSDCASSPTYEYPAGSPDPLTYVGGSGRPDALRIIPGTAGTTTIGGPGAAGTLRQGGVLAPGGVQPSGPGGLGARGPTAGQQPGAGYGVGTVGQPVGPGGVGGIGRQPGAGYGVGTAGQPIGPGGVGGIGRQPGAGYGVGTAGQPIGPGGVGGIGRQPGAGYGVGTGGQPVGPGGIAGIGRQPGVGGQPIGPGPSTPGSDAGVQPGAIIRPGARPGTSYGPGIGQPTGTGGTGAGGGPQAGAIVRPGAIYGQPESVQPGGALGPGSGYGTGQIGGPRVEGATRPGQQIGGQVVHGGAYAPSAGLPTGQPGTGVVGSAADQRPGALVQGGPQITGQPTYTSVGGGLQPGQVGGLYVPQPGRQPAPPGGGIGGGAPPSGIYGPGIGTTVSSRPGGGIQQGVDLSSGQAYSPGLGPITGSRPQSGYAPGTTGIQTGGRPQPIGVQAPGVGIPSGSQIYGPSPIGQAPGSGQAGIPTGGVTRGQPTGPVVSTHPTGSYWQPGSGVSGIPSGPSGIYAPDVIGGPGAHPGAGYQPGVGYQQGAQLQPGAGYQPGASLLPGAGLQPGAGLQPGVGYQPQVSPQPGADAQPGAGLQPGVGTGIGYHPTAGYQPGSGQQPGAGLQPGTGYQPGAGYQPGTGYQPGAGYQPGAEQQPGAGLQPGTGYQQGAGYQSGAEQQPGAGLRPGTGYQPGAGYQPGAGYQPGAGYQPGTEQQPGAGLQPGPGYQPGAGYQPGAGYQPGAGYQPGAEQQPGAGLQPGIGYQPGAGYQPGAGYQPGAGYQPGAEQQPGVGLQPGVGYQPGAGYQAGAEQQPGAGLRPGTGYQPVAGYQPGAGYQPVAEQQPGAGLQPGTGYLPGAGYQPGAEQQPGAGLQPGTGYRPGAGAQPVGAGPAGTYPAVPQTVSTYGQVGGDGSGAQQGDIYGPGTLPGSGTFGPLGIPGTGATGVGGIGGAGVLPGGVSVGPSALAYPGAAVPGAGALGEYKEEGPGNLITASGAGGADDAFSQAESSISEGQAAASAQGKKNGGTAKTQVSGTYSATGTFSASASTSDSDRSANAQVSGNSDGAMSQSQGQGGAAQSQAQVQVNSKDGGTKASSQSGGVIHQSQSEVQANDKGGLADSQSSGPGQTSSQAQIGFRPNQDGSAPPTTGGGQASAQSGSHSGQSQSQIQGTSKFGVSYHGAAQSASGTKEQVASYREQNRELFHSISQFGNSDARERQQGYGRRFHFKRR
- the LOC126761495 gene encoding fibroin heavy chain isoform X38, which codes for MLPIRWAFVGIALLIAATNGATIASLDESVPESNYEVDNDQLDLDRSKRSGRGYMRGQTQSQYLNFGKPEQDGKAEAEANEHGSRTTVSGSHGMGQAQSQFSMGDCSDCASSPTYEYPAGSPDPLTYVGGSGRPDALRIIPGTAGTTTIGGPGAAGTLRQGGVLAPGGVQPSGPGGLGARGPTAGQQPGAGYGVGTVGQPVGPGGVGGIGRQPGAGYGVGTAGQPIGPGGVGGIGRQPGAGYGVGTAGQPIGPGGVGGIGRQPGAGYGVGTGGQPVGPGGIAGIGRQPGVGGQPIGPGPSTPGSDAGVQPGAIIRPGARPGTSYGPGIGQPTGTGGTGAGGGPQAGAIVRPGAIYGQPESVQPGGALGPGSGYGTGQIGGPRVEGATRPGQQIGGQVVHGGAYAPSAGLPTGQPGTGVVGSAADQRPGALVQGGPQITGQPTYTSVGGGLQPGQVGGLYVPQPGRQPAPPGGGIGGGAPPSGIYGPGIGTTVSSRPGGGIQQGVDLSSGQAYSPGLGPITGSRPQSGYAPGTTGIQTGGRPQPIGVQAPGVGIPSGSQIYGPSPIGQAPGSGQAGIPTGGVTRGQPTGPVVSTHPTGSYWQPGSGVSGIPSGPSGIYAPDVIGGPGAHPGAGYQPGVGYQQGAQLQPGAGYQPGASLLPGAGLQPGAGLQPGVGYQPQVSPQPGADAQPGAGLQPGVGTGIGYHPTAGYQPGSGQQPGAGLQPGTGYQPGAGYQPGTGYQPGAGYQPGAEQQPGAGLQPGTGYQQGAGYQPGAGYQPGAGYQPGAGYQPGAEQQPGVGLQPGVGYQPGAGYQAGAEQQPGAGLRPGTGYQPVAGYQPGAGYQPVAEQQPGAGLQPGTGYLPGAGYQPGAEQQPGAGLQPGTGYRPGAGAQPVGAGPAGTYPAVPQTVSTYGQVGGDGSGAQQGDIYGPGTLPGSGTFGPLGIPGTGATGVGGIGGAGVLPGGVSVGPSALAYPGAAVPGAGALGEYKEEGPGNLITASGAGGADDAFSQAESSISEGQAAASAQGKKNGGTAKTQVSGTYSATGTFSASASTSDSDRSANAQVSGNSDGAMSQSQGQGGAAQSQAQVQVNSKDGGTKASSQSGGVIHQSQSEVQANDKGGLADSQSSGPGQTSSQAQIGFRPNQDGSAPPTTGGGQASAQSGSHSGQSQSQIQGTSKFGVSYHGAAQSASGTKEQVASYREQNRELFHSISQFGNSDAVTDRVDTVYSGPSGTALTADGNALPDLELKSSKSVKEIVNANKVTDEDSTLNEDEEEEPYDEYDDEDEYYNENSKLDSQTGNKPESQSQYRTYTQNSPTQSQQAAVPNSPDKYLLVQNQNGRVQKYPFRSTTEMVPRGFRGTVNVEKKFHTKAVKSQPTDNDLDSAEEPATPTKHRTPDSYVTVTKSITGSMDNTKNPPQENKNFQSTYYTKSSTCGYFTFSCNIVYGANGRSKICRPKAPANGKC